GCTCAGCAGCACCAGTACTCAGATATTGTAGGTCTTGAGGTTTTTATCCTCCTTTcttataaaaacaaaacaaaaacaaaaaaaaacctacaTCAGCCTCCACTGTTCATAttcgaagaaaaaaataaaaacccatAATCATTCATTATACATATAAGTAAAAGTTTATTTGTCGTGACTAATATTGGTTAAATTCAAAGAAAAATTTACAACAAAAGAGCTTCATGACTACTGATGTAATGAAACTCACCAGAACCAAGTACACTTGCATATGCCAATGTGGCATATGCCAAAGTAAGAATGCAGAACTTGGTGATatcgcagggatactgagggttGCTCTTAAAGTAGTGGCAGTGAAGTAGCATTGAGGTGTTAATGGCTAAGACGAGGCCATACGACTAAGACAGTAATAGAAGTTGGAGTCAAATTGTCATAGTAGTTCGATATTACATGATTCATCAATTAAAGAATATTTCACTTTCACCCCACCATCCAATAAGAAGGTGAGGAATCTGCACCCCGATTTTCAGAGGGTGCACAAATTTCAATTCTATATGATACAGCGGGGTAGTGCACTTTCCAACAATTTATTGCTCACCAGTTCAGTTTTTTTCATATGGTATGCAGTGGAGGTGCTTAGAAAGAGTAAAAAGAGgttaagatgatgatgatgatatattCTGAACTGCATATTACCTTAAAGCAGGAATTACTTACTATCTAGAGGATGTTCTATTTGAGCTTCAGCTGCAATATTGAGAGTGCAATACGCATGTTACTTGAGTTCGTCTCCTCTACAGTATGTATCCTCCACACTGCTACGGTAGGCAACCTGGTACAGCGGAAACAGCACTAAATCTGAGAAGGGCTAGTAAAGACACTTTATGTGGCATCCGCGGTATAAAGTTCCTCGTCATTTAAGCGTACACAGGGTAACAATTTGACTACATGCCTTAAAATGAAAACGAGGGGGTATATAAGGTTGGGAAAGTAAAACCTAGTTTAAGTTCGCTTGTAGATCAACATTGGAGTAAAATATGTGTGGAAACTTGTAGAACAACAACATCATATGAATTAGAGAAAAAAAATGCAAGTAAGAAGAAGAAAGCTGAATTATGATTAATTAATTCCTTGAAGATTTCAGACTTCTGGTAAAAAAATCTGCttgtttgctttttttttttttttcctgtctgTTTGCTaatgtcactgtagtacagtggtaaagtcacatTGGGTGATGTCACTGTAATACAGCGATAAAATCATTGGCTGATGATACCAATGACTTGAATTCGAAACTCGTCAATACTAACAAACTCTTTaccgattaaaaaaaaatgaaatgtgaATTCCTAAATGTCAAAAGCTGGACATCCATagtcaatccaaatagacaccaatttgagttcaaaacaaaccaggcGCAGAACTAAAACGAGCTTCGCAAATCAATGAAAATTACCCAGCAAGAATAAGAGTTGATAGATAATCATGTTTACCTCAGTGTACACAACATTTTATCTATGGAGCAGGTGGATCTAAAATATCTTGAGGCATTGACGATTCTGACAGTCTATGCGGGTTAGAACGTTGACTCAGGAATCCGATAAATCCCTAAAAAGAAGAATGTATCTATGAATGCTTACTTACCCAAAATCGTTAACAAGTAATAACTTGGGAAATGATAATGATATTACCTGGTTTGACTGGTTATTGCTACCAGCTCCGTCCTGTAACATTGTTTGATCTACCAGTCTGTTTGATTCCTATAATAATTAATTTGGATCATTCAAAAAACCATTTAAATGTGACAGCCAACCTTTTGTTTTGTTTATCAGCAAGAGATGAGCAACTAATGTGTAGTTTAGGATCATGTTAGATATACAGACCTCAGTATATACGTGCGGGTATATACATGGCATTTGTGGCAAAGTTGAAGGTCCAGCTGCGTGGAAAGAAAGACGATGAGGATCAGAAGTATCTGGGCACCCCATGACATTTGGTGGAAGCATCTCACTAGGGCATGAAGGTGGACCACTCCATCCTCCTGACATTATTCTACATTGAGTGCTATCATTTTCAGATCGTGTAACGGTAGCCTGCTCCACTTGCTCGATCGATCCCTAGAGGATCAAAAAGCATCATCTATCAATTTATTTAAAGTTAAGACACTACCATAAGCATAAGCATATATACGCATATCAAGTAGTTTTAAGGTCCAACCTGGGAGTAATGAGGTAAATTCCACGGTCTGGCAGGGTAAAAAGGGACACTCGAGGGTACAGAAACCATCAGTGGCCCGGACGTAGTCGTAGTTGCTCCAACTGACACGTGCCCAACTTGTCCATCGGTACCTGAAAAAGGATAATCTGCTAAGCAACTACAACAACATATACATACAAGGGGAAAGACTCAATGCACTTCATTTATGTACCTGTTGGCTGTAGTTGTGTATTATCTCTCTTTTTCCCCTTACCTAATGGGCTTTTGATTTTACCACTCGCTTTATCCTTCGCTTTCTTGCGCGACACTGTGTCTGCACAAGAATGATCGACAACACGCTCTCTACTCACTTTTTCATGATTTGCATTTCTCATATCTTCAAAGAATCTTCCCTGATCTGAGTCAAACTTTAGAAAATTATCTAGCTCTTCTAGCACCTGCACTAGTAATACTTTGGTAAAACCAGAAGAATTTTCAGTGCTTGATCCCTTAACAGCAATTGTGAGTGACATGTATGCCAAGTCAGCATATCGCAAAGTCAAGGATGAGCGACAATTAACAGGTAATGACTTTCTAAAGTCGTCAACTACAGCACCAGCTCTTGCATCCCTGGTCCACCTATTCAAATAGTACTGCAGAGGAAGATCAGGCAACCGCCTAGTATGCAGTATTTTTAAAGCATGAGCACATAAAATCCCCATAATTTCGAATTTCTTGCAGCAACACTTCACTGAATTGTCAGAGGAGTTAAAGGTAACAGTCCGAGGCTTGATATTCTCAAAAGATGAAACTCTATATGTGCATACTGTCCCATCTTCACCAAGTGACTCTACAAACAAATCTAAAGTACGAACATACTCTTCTTGGAATAACGTaaatattttggttgtgtatctcTCTGCTGCTTGTACTACTGCCGGCCATGCAATCCTTAAATCTGGTTTTGTTTGCCTAGAAACTGAATCttggttcttttccttttctCGGCGACTAGCAACAGCCTTCTCATATTGAGCTACAAACTCCCGTAACGTCAAAGTCCTTTTGAAATACTTCTTAACAAAGTTCATACCTTCACTTCTTTGGGTATTTGTGATACCTGCACAAAAGTATTCTTGTCCATAAACTTGGGCCCACTTCTCACGGAGCAGATATAAATCCTGTACCCATTTATTCTCTGCCAAGTTGTACTTTTTCACTAATGCATCCCAACAAAATTGAAATTCCTCTTCAGTCTCATTGCCACATATACAACTTTTAAAATCTTGTGCGAAGGATTTGTGTTGTTCAAACACATCAGAGAGGTGCCTCAAAGCATTTTCATAGATATGCCACGGACATAGCCGGTGATGAGAATTTGGAAGTACTCGTCCAACAGCATCAGATATTTGTGGGGCTTGGTCTGTAAAAATTGACTCGGGTGGTTTTCCATTCATTGCTTCCAAAAATGTTTGGAACAACCATACAAAAGATTCTGCAGTCTCCTCCCACAACAGTGCACAACCAAAGGGAATTGCTTGCCCATGATTATTCACACCAACAAATAAGGCACATGGCTTATCATAATCACTAGTCCTGAATGTGGTCTCAACCCATACCACATCACTGAAAAAGCTATAATCGATCCGTGATTTAGCATCAGACCAAAAACAACCGCAAATTTGGTTATTACTGTCCATTTGTATTGAATAGAAGAAATATGGGTTCTCCTTTTGCATGCAATTGAAATAATCTAACATGATTTGCACATCTCCCATCAAAATGTTTTTAGATCTTTTATCTAAGTGATTAGATGAATCCACTTGTGTGAAACTGAGATTGTGGGTTTTCCCATCTTCTGCACTCATATACGAGTAAAATCCAGTGGCTCCAGTTCCTACAAGCTGCAAATTGTTGAACATTCCAGTCTGGGCTTC
This DNA window, taken from Papaver somniferum cultivar HN1 chromosome 3, ASM357369v1, whole genome shotgun sequence, encodes the following:
- the LOC113357579 gene encoding protein FAR1-RELATED SEQUENCE 5-like isoform X1, translated to MAKALVIDQNLTSTLQINDEEEEKEDSGYDADVTGNKIPEETNTSNSNTGARQGGSRNNAATALKSKASELTLSFEGKVYVFHKVNPEKVQAVLSILGGSDIPDGGQCPRCLDDSRRIASLVRFREKRKDRYYDKKFRNNAHKKVEQKMDKKSTKSPIELNETFQTGGNILMETDIGVSKDIEVPKLGMIFQSDDEAYDFYNRYARSVGFSIRKSSSTHRSDKTVSRRIFCCSKEGVYREHSRGAPMKPRLQTRTDCKARLVIRIQDDGSYSVAEFVLEHNHELVPPSEVHILRSHRKMREAQTGMFNNLQLVGTGATGFYSYMSAEDGKTHNLSFTQVDSSNHLDKRSKNILMGDVQIMLDYFNCMQKENPYFFYSIQMDSNNQICGCFWSDAKSRIDYSFFSDVVWVETTFRTSDYDKPCALFVGVNNHGQAIPFGCALLWEETAESFVWLFQTFLEAMNGKPPESIFTDQAPQISDAVGRVLPNSHHRLCPWHIYENALRHLSDVFEQHKSFAQDFKSCICGNETEEEFQFCWDALVKKYNLAENKWVQDLYLLREKWAQVYGQEYFCAGITNTQRSEGMNFVKKYFKRTLTLREFVAQYEKAVASRREKEKNQDSVSRQTKPDLRIAWPAVVQAAERYTTKIFTLFQEEYVRTLDLFVESLGEDGTVCTYRVSSFENIKPRTVTFNSSDNSVKCCCKKFEIMGILCAHALKILHTRRLPDLPLQYYLNRWTRDARAGAVVDDFRKSLPVNCRSSLTLRYADLAYMSLTIAVKGSSTENSSGFTKVLLVQVLEELDNFLKFDSDQGRFFEDMRNANHEKVSRERVVDHSCADTVSRKKAKDKASGKIKSPLGKGKKRDNTQLQPTGTDGQVGHVSVGATTTTSGPLMVSVPSSVPFYPARPWNLPHYSQGSIEQVEQATVTRSENDSTQCRIMSGGWSGPPSCPSEMLPPNVMGCPDTSDPHRLSFHAAGPSTLPQMPCIYPHVYTEESNRLVDQTMLQDGAGSNNQSNQGFIGFLSQRSNPHRLSESSMPQDILDPPAP
- the LOC113357579 gene encoding protein FAR1-RELATED SEQUENCE 5-like isoform X2 — its product is MDKKSTKSPIELNETFQTGGNILMETDIGVSKDIEVPKLGMIFQSDDEAYDFYNRYARSVGFSIRKSSSTHRSDKTVSRRIFCCSKEGVYREHSRGAPMKPRLQTRTDCKARLVIRIQDDGSYSVAEFVLEHNHELVPPSEVHILRSHRKMREAQTGMFNNLQLVGTGATGFYSYMSAEDGKTHNLSFTQVDSSNHLDKRSKNILMGDVQIMLDYFNCMQKENPYFFYSIQMDSNNQICGCFWSDAKSRIDYSFFSDVVWVETTFRTSDYDKPCALFVGVNNHGQAIPFGCALLWEETAESFVWLFQTFLEAMNGKPPESIFTDQAPQISDAVGRVLPNSHHRLCPWHIYENALRHLSDVFEQHKSFAQDFKSCICGNETEEEFQFCWDALVKKYNLAENKWVQDLYLLREKWAQVYGQEYFCAGITNTQRSEGMNFVKKYFKRTLTLREFVAQYEKAVASRREKEKNQDSVSRQTKPDLRIAWPAVVQAAERYTTKIFTLFQEEYVRTLDLFVESLGEDGTVCTYRVSSFENIKPRTVTFNSSDNSVKCCCKKFEIMGILCAHALKILHTRRLPDLPLQYYLNRWTRDARAGAVVDDFRKSLPVNCRSSLTLRYADLAYMSLTIAVKGSSTENSSGFTKVLLVQVLEELDNFLKFDSDQGRFFEDMRNANHEKVSRERVVDHSCADTVSRKKAKDKASGKIKSPLGKGKKRDNTQLQPTGTDGQVGHVSVGATTTTSGPLMVSVPSSVPFYPARPWNLPHYSQGSIEQVEQATVTRSENDSTQCRIMSGGWSGPPSCPSEMLPPNVMGCPDTSDPHRLSFHAAGPSTLPQMPCIYPHVYTEESNRLVDQTMLQDGAGSNNQSNQGFIGFLSQRSNPHRLSESSMPQDILDPPAP